GAAAATGCCACCCGGGAACAGATAAAGGAATGGGAACGCAAGAAGCTGACCACCGGCAAGGTTCTCGGCATCATCCGCAGGTACATCACCTCGCAGAACGTGGTGCCGCGCAAGGAAGTGGCATTGGTGAAGACATCCTACGGCTTCAAGCTGAAGCAATATGCCCCGCGTCTGCTTGACAAGGTCACGCACAAGGCCGCAGGCATCAACGACCTCATACTCGGAAGGGCCGAACTCCCGATGCCGGAAAACGTCACAGAAAAGAACATGCGGCAGATCCGTGCCGCCAGTAAACTGATACGGCGCAAACAGAGGCAATACGAGACCCAGAATCTCCAGTTTGCGGAAATGCGGGAAGATGCCGGCCTGAAGGAATACCTGGACCGCACCACATTCATCAACAAGGACGGTGAAGTCTGCGAATTCACGGACTTGCAGAAACACGACCTGAACCTCGTGTTGCAGAAACGCTACGCCCTGCTGAACTGGCAGCAGGGTTCAGGCAAGACCGCCGCCGTCTATCACAGGGCGAAATACCTGCTCAAGTTCAGAAAGGCAAAGAACGTCATCATACTTGCCCCGGCCATCGCCACCAACATGACCTGGATACCGTTCCTTACCATAAACAAGGAACGCTTCCGTACAATACAGACCGCCGGCGACCTCAACAACATACCGGAAGGGACATTCCTTGTCGTCTCCACCTCCATGCTCCGGAAACTGAAAAGAGGACTGATGCGTTTCGTGAAACGCACTTCCGGCAAGCTGTGCCTTGTCTTCGACGAGTCGGACGAAATCACCAATCCCACATCGCAGCGTACAAGAAACATCCTGTGCATATTCAGGAGGCTCAGGTACAAGATCCTCGACACGGGAACAACCACCCGCAACAACATCGCGGAACTGTACAGCCAGTTCGAACTACTCTACAACAACTCCGTAAATATGATATGCTGGAGCCCGCAGGTCTACCACGAAAACAGGGACCACGAGATAGAGGAAGAGAACAACCCGGATTACGGAACACCGTTCCCCGCCTTCAGGGGGCATGTCCTTTTCCGTGCCTGCCACTGTCCGGGGAAAGCCACTGTATTCGGCATCGAGAAACAGAACCAGGACGTGTACAACAAGGACGAACTCTCCGAACTTATCGGCAAAACGGTCATCACCCGTAAATTCAGGGACTTCGCAGGAGAGAAATACCGGATACGGACACATACCGTCCGTCCCTCGGAAGGAGAACACGAGGTATACCGTGTCATCATCGAGGAATTCTGCCGCATCTGTGAGCTGTACTACAACAGCACGGGAGACACGAAAAAGGATGCAGGACTGAGACTCATGAGGCAGATCAAGCTGCTTATCAAAGCCTGTTCGGTACCTCACCTGATAGAGGGATACTACGGTGACAGTTATCCTTCCAAGACCCGCTATATTGAAAGGCTCATAAGGACAATACCGGGTAAGGTTGCCATCGGATGTACCACATTGGCGGCCTTCGACCTCTACGAGAGCTATATCCGGGAACATTTTCCCGACAGACCTGTATTTGTGGTCAAGGGAGATGTAGCCTTCAAGAAACGGCAGAGCATCGTGACCGAATTCGACTCCACCATCAACGGCATCCTGATATGCACACAGCAGAGCCTGAGCAGCTCCGTGAACATACCTACCTGCAACGACGTGATACTGGAATCCCTGCAGTGGAACATCCCCCGTATGGAACAGTTCTACTTCCGTTTCATCCGTCTCGATTCCAAAGAAATGAAGGATGTCCACTACGTCACCTACGAAGATTCGGTCGAACAGAACCTGATGGCACTGGTACTGACCAAGGAGCGTCTGAACGAATTCATCAAGACCGGTGAGGTCAAAGAACAGTCAGAAATCTTCGAGGAGTTCGACATCACAATGTCTGTCATCGACAGCCTGCTCATCCGCACGCAGGACAGTGAAGGCAAAATACACATCAGCTGGGGAAGCCAGCGCATAACAGAATAAATATGAACCGTATGAAGAAGACCGGGAGTTCCATTCCCACCGACAAAGGTAAGCCGCGTCCCCATCGGCTGAGCAAGGTCAGGCCGCAGGCGGTTTTCAGGAAAATCATCCTCGCGGAGCTGCGGTATTTTCCCGAAAAACCCTGCACAGCCGGGACACGGCACCTTGTCGAGGTCGGTGGAATGGAATCCCCGGCATCCACATACATAAAAGACAAGTAATATGGATCTGAACAATGCAGAGATTGCCGTGACCACACAGCATCTCATTGACATAAAGGATTACAGGGACTACTGGCTGCACCTGTCCGACTACAGCGACATGGGCGAGTTCCTGAGTGCCTGTTCCGACCTGTTTCCCGGGGAAAAGGAACCGGAATACCGGTATCCGAAATGGGAAAACATTCCGGACACACTGATCAGCCGTGAATGGCTCTGTCCCAACTTCTTCGAGATCAGGGATGCCCTTGAAAGGCTCGAAGAGGAAGAAACGGAGTTTTTCATAAGCTGGAGCAGAAGTTACGGATATGACATCACCACGGATGACCCGCACATGATGGTATCACACTACCATGACCTGTACGGGGATACCGTCACGGAAACGGAAGAAGACGCGGACACGGGAGAAGATGCCCTGATATACACGGGCGTATCAAGCTACTACTGCGACATGCTTACATTCCGTTACGAAATATTTGATGACAATTATGACTAAAAGACAAAAGATATGGAAATCAACTTCAAAGGACCTGTAATGCCTATCGACCCATACTCGCAGCTGGCATTCGTGGAAATACTGAACATACTACTGACGGCGGGACACATCGTGGATGTGAACCGCTTCCTCATAAGCAGGAATGTCAATCCGCAGTTCGGCTCACTGTCAGGCTATTTCAGATGGTCGTTCGCCGGAGACCATTTTACCCTCTGGCAACGCACGGACTACAATTCAACGCTATGTTTTAACCACAGGATACTCGATCTGCCTTTCGGTGTCCTGGCAGCAAAAGACAGCGGGAAAGACAAGGAAACGGCAAACTGAAAATGAAACGATATGGAAACTACGATAAAAATACCCAACCGGGAAATCGCGCTCGCGGCATTTGACAGGCTCCGCCGGGAAAAAAGGAAGGATGCCGCACTGAGGCTGGCCGGGTGTATGCTCAGAGGGACATACATATCCCTCGGCATCGGTGATACCGACTGGGAAATAGACACCGCACTGCACAAATGCGGCGGTGAGCCTAAAACCGGATACGGTCATATGGCACATTTCCACTTCGACGGCGAGACGGAAATGGAAACAGAGAAATATGAAAGGCTCAAGGAAGAGTACGAATGACAAGGGAGCGGCCGAAAGGTCGCTCTTCTCATTTATAAACGACATGTACGGGAAACAGAATCCTGCCGTACACAGGTAACAGAAATGGAAGAACAGGAAAGACTGACAATGGAACTCGTGAAATCGCTCATGGACAAGTCCTACACGCTGGTATGGGTGGACTACAACGACAATCTCGACAACTGCCGTGACACCATCCAGAAGTGTCTGGAAGAAAGGAGCTGTGAAAGTCTGTGGGAGAAAGTGGACGAATGGTACGGTGACGCCGAATGGGAAGCTGTCCGTGAAATCGTCTCAAAGCTGAAGGATGAATGTATCCGTTTCCATGATTTCGGGGAAGAGGAAGTGGACAAGTTCTTTCAAGAACACGAAGACGAAATCAGGGAAGAAATCTATGACAGAAACGACTCTGACACGCTGAAAGAACTTCTCAAAAACACGGATGACATCCCCGTGCGTGTCGAGATGCTGTCAAACTACGACTGCATCAATTCCAACTGGCTGGAATCGCAGGAAGGATACCGGTACAAGGAATCCTATTTCGGGGATATGATAGACGCGCTGAACCTCAATCCAGCCAAAGTGAAGAAAATGCTGGTGGAGAAAGGCTACACGGTATATGGCCGGTTCCCCGACAAAAAATACAGGGACGGCAAGGAACAGGTATCCTATGAACAGTTCTACCATGAACTTATCAACTCCTGCTGCGGTGCCAACCTGCTGACCTATATCGGCAAGGTAAGCCTGCAGGAACTTTATGATGCCGGATTCTCGCTTGGGGAAGTCATTATTCCCAAAGGCAACTGCTGCGGCATCTTCAGCTCCATGTACGGCGGTGGAAGCCTCCTGGAAATGGAACTCCTGAAAGATGTCAGACTGAAACTGGAAGTCAGGGACTATCACGGATTCCGCTTCCGTCTTGACAGCGAGAACTCAAAATATGAATGCTCCATCAAGCATGTGTACGGGGTATGCGATTCCTTCTTCGGAGAAAAGATAGGTCTTGTCGCTTCATAAATCAAGTATGGTCAATTAAAGATATCAAATCATGGAAAAGAAATATGCAATCATCCTATTCAAGGGAAAAGAATACCTGTGCGGACACGAAGACGGCTGCCATTACGATGTGTCCTGCCCGGTGAGGACATTCACTGAAGGAGAAGACGACTTCAAAATTCAGGAATCCGGGAAAAACCGGTCTGAAAGGACATTCCGGTACCATGGAAAGGAATTCAGGCTTGTCACCGGCTTCTACCCGAACGGATGGCCGGTTCTGAGTCTGGAATCACCGGACAACGGGGAACTATACACGGTACTTACCGTCAATCTGGAAGACTCTCCGGCATTCGGGATTCCCGACCAGGCATTCATTGACATAAACAACAATCCGGAAGCGATGGAATTCCTCATAAGGAACAGCCTTGCCGAAGATACGGGATACAGACGCAAAAGCGGATGGGTAGAATACCCGATGGCCAAACTGAACCTGGCTGAACTGTACCGGTTGTCACCGGAATCGTTCGAGAACCAAGAATAAGAATCAACAACAGAAATCATTAACCAAATCATAGGAATTATGGCAAAGTACGATGTAAGAGTAAGGTACACCTTCGAGGGTACCTACAAGGTCGTGGCGGAAGACCGCGACGAGGCGGAAAGAATTGTAACGGAAGACTGCGGTCTGGTATTGGGCGGAAACATCCACACTACCTGCGATGATGACGAGGTGACAGACTGGAGATTCGGCTGTCACCCCGACATGCAGATCCTTTCTTTCAGGGAACGGGGTGGCAAAGGCAAGGTCAGATACACGTCCATGTGTTTCAGCGACAGGATTGAAGAACTGAGAAAGGACATAATCGAAGCCATCAGGGAGCTGCTTGATGCGCAGGGACTGAAAGAAATCACGTTTACCGACAACGAAGAAGACCCCGTATGGATTATCTGGTTTGACGATAATGGAGACCCATACGAGTGTTATGTTACAGGAATTGAGGTTACTGACAAGTTCATTACCGTGTTGGCAACAATAAAGGACAGTATGGAAGAGGTTTTCTGTCAGAGTCCTTTCGAACTTGGAGCCAGCAACATTGATTGGCTCAATCAAATGTACGAAGCAGTCAGGCTTCAACTTGAAAATACAAACGGGAACTCTTAAAACGAAAGACAATATGGCAACAAAAGTCAATATGGACAGACACGTCCGGGAGGGATGGACTGTCGGAGCGTTCATCAGGGAGCTGGCCCCGCAGGTGGAAATGATCATGAGCGGGCAAAGCTGGAGGGAACCTTTCAGAAACAAACAGGAACTGGCGGACTGGTGCAGGGACAACCAACCCTATTACAAGAAAAGGATTCCTGAAGTGAACAGCCATTTTGCAAAAATGTATAACCTCAAATAGAAACAACAGTATGAAATATCAAGCGGAAAATGCAGTGTCCAGCTACTTCTACTACATGTGGAATACCTGGTGCGAGGAAGAGTGCAAGACAGTCTTCAAGGAAATGTACCCACATTTTTGGGAAAAATGGAGTCTGATGACGGACAAGGGTGTATTCGGAGCCTCCGAACGGTTCTATGCGGAACTGACGGACCGCTACAGGGAAAAACTGGTGGAACGGGCCGTCAGCCTGTATGACGGCAAGGCCAGGCGCAAACACCCGGACGATTCCAAAATCAAAGTGTGCAGTGACTGCGGTTCAACAGAGATTGAGATTCAGGCATGGGTGGATGTAAACACGAACGAATACCACAGTGACGTGGACGATGACATCTGGTGTTCCCAGTGCGAGGACAATGTGGAGACCTGCTCCAAGCAATCCTTTCTGGAAAAGATGCAGGAATGGTGGAAATCCAACAATACCGATAACCTTGAATACCTGACCGGATTCAAGACATCCGATTTCCCTTCAGCCAATTCCGGGCAAACATTCTCCGAGGCCGCCGACGAATGGTGGAACGGCAAAAACTATGACGAGAAGAGGAACATATACCTGACAAACAATTAAAGACAACAGATATGGCACGGAATATCATTGACCTGATCTGCAACTCATGCAGTTGCGGCAAGGAAGAGGCACAGGAATACCTGGACGACGAGATAAGAAACCTGCAGGAACTTCAGGAGGACAACGACCTGAGAAGCGAAGACTTCGAAATCGCGTGCAGCAACCTCGGGCTTGACCTGGACTGGCAGATATATTTCATCAACCGTCTCGCGGGACTTTAACGGATACAGACATGACTTATTTTCAAAACATACACTCTCTGGCGGACCTGAAAAAGGAATACCGCCGTCTGGCAATGCTTCACCACCCGGACAAGGGTGGTGACACTGCCCTCATGCAGCAGGTGAACACCGAATTCGGAAAATTGTTCGAGGTCTGGAAAGACAAGCCCTGCGTTTCCACAGCTCCAACAGGCTACGAACACGACTTTCAGGGTGCCACCGCAAAGGAATACACCGAATATGTGTACAATGAATACCGCTGGAAAGGACACAACTATACCGGACAGTCCGCACCGGAGATCACGGAACTGGTCAGGGCATGGCTCAAGGAAACCTACCCGAGATATACCTTCTCGGTCCGCAGGGACGGATACAATTCAATCCTTATCCGGCTGATGAAAGCAGACTTCGAGGCTTTCACCAAAGAGTCAGGAAAAATACAGGGAGACATCAACCACTACAACATCCAGACATCAGACAGTCTGACCGACCGGGCCAAGGACGTGATGACAAACGTCAGGGATTTTGTGATGTCATACAATTTCGATGAAAGCGACCCCATGACCGACTATTTCCACACCAACTTCTATCTCACGCTCGGAATCGGCAGCTACAGACAGCCGTACCGGATGGAACTGCCGAAAATTACGGGAAAAGACAATCCTGAAGCTTTCAGACATCCCGAAGGAGCGGCACACAAGGCTATACGTCAGGCACTGGGCAAGGCCCGGTTCGGCTTCATCGAGAACCGAAGACATATCGGGGAAATGATACTTGGAGAGGACTTTTACGGCTCACAGGGCGAACATTATTTCTGGCCCAAGGAATATTCGAGTGCGAAGACGGCACAGAAACGCATCGGGAAACTGGAGGCAGCCGGAATGCGCTGCGAACTGACAGGCTGCAACGGCGGATACATACGCCTGCTCGGATATACCCCGGAAACGGAAAGCAATCTGGAACGGGAAAGGCAGGAATATGCCACTGCATACCGCACATGGCAATCAAGGCGGAATTTTAAAACAACTTAAATCAAAATTTATGGATACGGAAAATTTGAACAAATGGTGGTACTCGTTGCCGGAAGAAATCAGAAAAAAGCTATATGTACAGGAAAATATCAATGTATGGAAAGACCTTGACATGTCGACACGGGTTGCCATGTTCCGGTATTGCCGGATGAAAATATTCGGGATAGGGAAAAACGGGGATATGGAACGGTCGCTGCTTATCGAAACGGTATGCGGACTGGCGGATATCGCCCTCGTGAAAAGAAGCGGCATTGCGCTTGAAGATATGTGCGATGACGAAGGAAATTTTCTTGAAGAATATCAGAAGCAGTTCAACACGGTTTATGACCGTTATGAGGCGGTGCTGGCAAACATGGACTGGACGAACTGTTGTACAGACATGGAAATATCCGTCCGGGAAATAATTGAGCACCTGGAAAAAACAGGCTACAGCCGGGTGGACATTGATACGGACAGAAGAACCGCAAAGACATTCTACACCTACCGTGGCGGGCTTCATATCAACGGTACGGGAAACCTGTCATTCCATATCCTACCTCCACAGGACAGTCTCGGACTGGGACGGTTTGCAATATGCGCCACCCGGAACGGGGAAAGCTCACAGCTGGGGACAGACCAAGCCCCGTTCTTTTTCGGGCGGCTGCTTGCCTTCCTCAAAGGTGAGAGAAAAGAGAATGAGATAATAGATGAAATATCTACCGACAGAAAAACAGAATAGAAACATGAAAGCAAAAGTATTGAAATACAAGTTTGACGGCAACACCATCGTTGCCCCATACATGGAACTTGAGCCGTATGCGGAGAATGTATTCATCTCGCTGGCAAGAAAAAACGAATACGGAAACGAAAGTGAAGACAGTTTCCATATAATCTGCAAGATAGGTGATGTCCATTTTTCCTGTGGACAGTATTCACGCAGAATACTTGACAAGGAGGGGCACCGGGAAGAAGCGGCGACCTATTGCAAGAACTGGATTGAAAACACCCTGAAGGATGTAGAGGATGGAAAAATCATTCCCCTCTTGTCTGTCCATGTATTCAATGCACTCGGTCTTGACTCCACCCCTTTGGTACAGGCCCGTGAGGAATATGCAAAAAAGCAGGAAGAAAAGCGACTGGAACGGAAAAGAAAAGAAGAACTGGAAAGAAAGGAGAAAGAAACCCGATGGCAACAGTTGCTTGACGAGAACAAGCGGAAATTCCTGGACGGTGAGAAAATAACGGCAGAAATGTTTCTTGAAATTACCGGAAGGGACGGCTTTGACATCCATATCAGAACCAAAGGGACATTCAACAGGCATGTGACAGCAATCGACAGGAACGGAACCGTCAGTTTCCGAAAATACAAAGGCCGCCGTACTCCCGACTTTACCGGGTGCCATAAGGCTGTGGCAGACTATCTTGCATTTCTTGCCGGAAATGAAATCAGAAAATAAGATCCAAAGCGGTAACAGCTCTCCTATGCAACTGTTACCGCTATTATCTGAATTTTACAGCTTTCTGTTCAGTACCATCGCCAAGGGATATATAAACTGGTTATAGACCTTGAGCTTCTTCAGATCCAGCACATACCCTGCATAGGGATTGGTACAATCCGAATAGAAAAACACATCGGTAAAACCCGCATGTTCCTTTATGATTTCTCCTTCCAAGGGAATCTCGTCCACATCAAACTCTTCCAGAGGCAGTTCCTCCAGGCGGGCATGTTCCCCATTGCCCAACACATTGAGGTTACGGTTGAACAGCACGTATCCCTGCTTACTGTAATCCACACGCATACCATACGGACGCTCCACAAGGAAAGCATCCGCAGCTTTCTTTATATAATCTTCCATGATTTTTCAAATTAGGATTTGCAAAAGTACACCATTCCTTTGTCAAAGACGAACAAATCAATGGGTTTCTCACCGACATAGCTGCAAGAAAATACAACGACACACAACCTGTATATTTTATTTTCCTCCAGCAAAGGTAGTCCCGTGTCCAACGTACCCGGACAAGGTCAGGCCCCTATGGGGTTGGCTGAAAGAAAATCATCCTCGCCGGTGGCTGCGGTATTTTCTTTCGCCAAACCTTGCGGGTACGGTCACGGGACAGTCAGGCAGGCGAAAAATAAAAAATACCGGCTCCCGAAGCCGGACGTGTTTAACAGATAAAATACAATGACTCATGAAAATCCTGAATGAAGAACATTTCCAGAATGTAAAGCGTTACGCCGAATCCATCGGTGACACATCACTCCAGAACTGTCTGGATAGACTGAAAAAATGGGAGGAGAATCCAGACCATCCAAGCGAAATCTCGCTCTATTATGACCATGCACCGTACTCGTTCGGCTTCACGCAACGCTATCCCGACGGAAGCATCGGCATCGTAGGCGGTCTGCTCTATCACGGAATACCGGACCGGTCTTTTGCCGTGACACTTGAACCGTTCCACGGATGGCAGATACATACCTGAAAAAAGATAGACAATCATAGTATTAACTTTATAAAATTCAAGATTATGGAAGCAATGGCAGTATTGGAAAAACAACAGCAGTTTGATTTTCAGAACAACGGAATCGAAGTAATGAACTTCGAGACTCTCCAGCGTACCTACAAAGAAAATGACATCTACGGCAAGCCTGTCCAGGGCATCTATCACTACCAGGTCCTGCAGCGTATGATGGACATCTGCGAGAAGTACAACCTCGATTACGAGGTGGAAGAAATCTTCGCGGCACAGAACAGGAACAAGACACAGCCGGGAGTAAGCATTCTCCCGCAGGTGGAACAGACACTTGGTGAAAAAGCAGTGGAAGCGCACATCCTCCGACGCATCTTCGCGACCATCCGGATCAAGGACTGGGAAACGGACGAGCTGACGACTACGCTGGTCGTCGCCTACCATCAGGACGGCATACAAGCGGCCATAGGCCCGTGCGTGAAGATATGCCATAACCAGTGTATCCTATCACCGGAAAGGAGCATCTGCAATTACGGAAAAAACAAGGTGACAACGGAAGGGGTATTCGAAACGGTGGACGGTTGGCTGGCAAACTTCGAGGTGAACATGAACGAGGACATCGCAAGGATTCAGCGGCTGAAACGCAGAATTGTCTCCCTGGAGGAAGTGTATATGTATATCGGGCTGCTGACAGCATTGCGCGTCTCCCATGACAGTTCGGACAGGAACCTGTCATCCTCCGTGGAAACCTACCCGCTGAACCAGAGCCAGATTTCCATCTTCACGGAAGAGGTGCTGAAACTGGTCCGCGAAAAGGGACAAATCACCGCTTGGGACTTGTATAACGTAGCGACTGAGATATATAAGCCGGGCAGAACGGATTTCCCGGCACTGATTCCACAGAATGGGGCAATGGCGGAACTCCTGCTTTCCCGTCTTCCAGCAGAGGTGGAAATACAGGATGCGGTTCTGGTAAGCTGAACGGCTACAGAATGAAATATTCATATTATTTTTGCCGCAAGCAAACCAATGACATATCAACAACCCGGACAGGCGTTCATAACCGACGCCTGTCTTTACTATATAATTTTAACAATATGACTTGGAAAAAAGCAAATATCATCATAGACGGCCGAAAGATGGAAGTCCCGGCTCCCGACATCATATCGGCAAGCCGCAGCACGGACATCCCGGCATTTTATGCGGACTGGTTCTTCCATCGGCTCGAAACCGGCTATTCCGTGTGGAACAACCCGTTCAACGGAAAAAAGAGCTATATCTCTTACCGGAATACAAGATTCATAGTGTTCTGGTCGAAAAATCCCAAACCTCTTCTTCCTTATCTGCCGATCCTGAAAGAAAGAGGTATCGGTTGCTATATCCAGTTCACTTTGAATGATTATGAGGAAGACGGACTGGAAACCGGTGTTCCTCCGCTGACAGAACGTATTGAAACATTCAGGACCCTTTCTGAGATATTGGGTAAAGAAGCCGTAATATGGCGGTTCGATCCGCTGATACTCACAGACAACATATCCGTGGATACTCTGATTGAAAAGATCGAACGTGTAGGAACGGAGATACACAATTGTACGGAAAAGCTGGTTTTCAGTTTTGCAGACATAGACTCGTACAGAAAGGTCAAGGCCAACATGACAGACAGCGGAATCCCGTATCATGAATGGAATAAAGAAAAAATGGAGGAACTTGCCGGAAAACTGACGGTACTGAACCGTAACAGAGGATGGAATCTGGAGCTGGCTACCTGCGGCGAAAATCTGGATTTTGGCAAATACAGGATATCCCATAACCGCTGCATCGACGGTGACCTGATAGCACGTCTGGCATGGAAAGACAAGGAACTGATGTCTGCATTGGGAGTCACCATACAGGAAATGCCGTCTCCAGCCTTTTTCGACATGAATGACCTTCCTTACGGTGCTGTGCTTCTACCTGGCAACAAATACTTCGTCAGCAATCACAAAAAGGATCCGGGACAACGTGCCTCATGCGGATGTATGGCAGCCAAGGATATTGGGGAATACAATACCTGCCCTCATCTCTGCGAATACTGCTATGCAAATTCAAGCAAAAAATCGGCAATCATGAACTGGGAAATGCACCGGCAGAACCCTATGGCGGAAACGATAACCGGAAAGTAGAACAACAGACGAGGAAGAAACTGACAGTCAAAAGACTGAAAGATTCTTCCTCGTTTTTTTACTCTTCGAAGAGCAGCATATATTCCACCTTCCTTCTCCGTTCAATGCTCGGCACTACCTTGCCTTTGTAACACCGGAAAGAAACATACTCCTTATAGATATTCCGGTCTCCGGCCTCCAGCTTCTTCAACAATTTGCTTTTGGGCATCTTGCCGTAACCTTTCAGACGGTATGCCCCCACATTATAGCTCAAAACAGCGGCAATCAATGAATCACGTCCCAGATAACTGAACATACGGCACAGCTTGCGTAAATCCGCTCTCAGGATTGAATCCCCCTGTTCTTTTGTAATGTCATTGGTCAGCCTTTCCCCGGGAAGGACCTTATGCCCGTACCCGACATAAGGCCAGTGTCTTTTTTCTCCATGCCAGCCCTCGAACCGCTTAATGCACTCAACCGCAAGGCTGAACCTGTCCTGTTTTTCCTTTACCGGATTCTCCGCCCGCAACGGTATGCTCCCGAAGCAGATGATGGCGAAAAACGCCGCAAACAAATTTGCTTTTATTCCCATAGGCAGGTCAGGTTCATTGTGATACGATGACGACAGGCAGTTCCTTGCCGCCGGAAGTAACCACGGTATCCTCGTCCTCCGTCTCGTTGTTGAAATCAAAGGTCAGTTGGAAAAGCTGTGCCGGCTCGCTGTTATCCTCAAAATAGATGTCGATACTCTGCTGGTCTTCACACTCTGAGGTGTAATAAAGACGGAACACCTCCCTGTCCAGAGGATAACGGTCGTTGGGCAGCAGCACCATCCCGTCATCCATGCGCAGTTTGCCTTCGCCGTCCGGCTGGAAATAGCGGATGGTATAGCGGGCGTCGGAGAACCGTCCTTCCCGTTTCAGTTCACAGCGTATTTCCACGGTCTCGCCTTTCACGATACGCTTGGGTACAGGCATCGTCTC
The window above is part of the Butyricimonas paravirosa genome. Proteins encoded here:
- a CDS encoding DUF4313 domain-containing protein, whose product is MEKKYAIILFKGKEYLCGHEDGCHYDVSCPVRTFTEGEDDFKIQESGKNRSERTFRYHGKEFRLVTGFYPNGWPVLSLESPDNGELYTVLTVNLEDSPAFGIPDQAFIDINNNPEAMEFLIRNSLAEDTGYRRKSGWVEYPMAKLNLAELYRLSPESFENQE
- a CDS encoding DUF4120 family protein produces the protein MKILNEEHFQNVKRYAESIGDTSLQNCLDRLKKWEENPDHPSEISLYYDHAPYSFGFTQRYPDGSIGIVGGLLYHGIPDRSFAVTLEPFHGWQIHT
- a CDS encoding DUF932 domain-containing protein produces the protein MEAMAVLEKQQQFDFQNNGIEVMNFETLQRTYKENDIYGKPVQGIYHYQVLQRMMDICEKYNLDYEVEEIFAAQNRNKTQPGVSILPQVEQTLGEKAVEAHILRRIFATIRIKDWETDELTTTLVVAYHQDGIQAAIGPCVKICHNQCILSPERSICNYGKNKVTTEGVFETVDGWLANFEVNMNEDIARIQRLKRRIVSLEEVYMYIGLLTALRVSHDSSDRNLSSSVETYPLNQSQISIFTEEVLKLVREKGQITAWDLYNVATEIYKPGRTDFPALIPQNGAMAELLLSRLPAEVEIQDAVLVS
- a CDS encoding glycoside hydrolase family protein, producing the protein MGIKANLFAAFFAIICFGSIPLRAENPVKEKQDRFSLAVECIKRFEGWHGEKRHWPYVGYGHKVLPGERLTNDITKEQGDSILRADLRKLCRMFSYLGRDSLIAAVLSYNVGAYRLKGYGKMPKSKLLKKLEAGDRNIYKEYVSFRCYKGKVVPSIERRRKVEYMLLFEE
- a CDS encoding LPD29 domain-containing protein, giving the protein MTYFQNIHSLADLKKEYRRLAMLHHPDKGGDTALMQQVNTEFGKLFEVWKDKPCVSTAPTGYEHDFQGATAKEYTEYVYNEYRWKGHNYTGQSAPEITELVRAWLKETYPRYTFSVRRDGYNSILIRLMKADFEAFTKESGKIQGDINHYNIQTSDSLTDRAKDVMTNVRDFVMSYNFDESDPMTDYFHTNFYLTLGIGSYRQPYRMELPKITGKDNPEAFRHPEGAAHKAIRQALGKARFGFIENRRHIGEMILGEDFYGSQGEHYFWPKEYSSAKTAQKRIGKLEAAGMRCELTGCNGGYIRLLGYTPETESNLERERQEYATAYRTWQSRRNFKTT
- a CDS encoding DUF1848 domain-containing protein, coding for MTWKKANIIIDGRKMEVPAPDIISASRSTDIPAFYADWFFHRLETGYSVWNNPFNGKKSYISYRNTRFIVFWSKNPKPLLPYLPILKERGIGCYIQFTLNDYEEDGLETGVPPLTERIETFRTLSEILGKEAVIWRFDPLILTDNISVDTLIEKIERVGTEIHNCTEKLVFSFADIDSYRKVKANMTDSGIPYHEWNKEKMEELAGKLTVLNRNRGWNLELATCGENLDFGKYRISHNRCIDGDLIARLAWKDKELMSALGVTIQEMPSPAFFDMNDLPYGAVLLPGNKYFVSNHKKDPGQRASCGCMAAKDIGEYNTCPHLCEYCYANSSKKSAIMNWEMHRQNPMAETITGK
- a CDS encoding N-6 DNA methylase, with the protein product MYAIIPQQIPQDRRAEINEKILFAIDSGKDLVPKESIYNCYTGIGGLHNLRQSDFTSYHEYAEAKKEFEMGQFFTPHDICRSMVETLSPTSAEMVLDMCCGMGNFFNHLPNLHNAYGFDIDGKAVAVARYLYPEAHIEKCDIQLYNPEQRFDIIVGNPPFNLKFDYRLSQEFYMDKAYDVLNPAGILMVIVPLSFMQNEFWEKTRVAKINSNFSFIGQTRLEHSAFSTVGVQNFATKIMVFLRRSLHIEMQPYNAEEFVSMDELKKRIAEVRKMKHRLRLQLMRECNHIDKEELEQFEYRLAKYMYELKAHAVLNRHVEKAEALVSKFRNQKPPENATREQIKEWERKKLTTGKVLGIIRRYITSQNVVPRKEVALVKTSYGFKLKQYAPRLLDKVTHKAAGINDLILGRAELPMPENVTEKNMRQIRAASKLIRRKQRQYETQNLQFAEMREDAGLKEYLDRTTFINKDGEVCEFTDLQKHDLNLVLQKRYALLNWQQGSGKTAAVYHRAKYLLKFRKAKNVIILAPAIATNMTWIPFLTINKERFRTIQTAGDLNNIPEGTFLVVSTSMLRKLKRGLMRFVKRTSGKLCLVFDESDEITNPTSQRTRNILCIFRRLRYKILDTGTTTRNNIAELYSQFELLYNNSVNMICWSPQVYHENRDHEIEEENNPDYGTPFPAFRGHVLFRACHCPGKATVFGIEKQNQDVYNKDELSELIGKTVITRKFRDFAGEKYRIRTHTVRPSEGEHEVYRVIIEEFCRICELYYNSTGDTKKDAGLRLMRQIKLLIKACSVPHLIEGYYGDSYPSKTRYIERLIRTIPGKVAIGCTTLAAFDLYESYIREHFPDRPVFVVKGDVAFKKRQSIVTEFDSTINGILICTQQSLSSSVNIPTCNDVILESLQWNIPRMEQFYFRFIRLDSKEMKDVHYVTYEDSVEQNLMALVLTKERLNEFIKTGEVKEQSEIFEEFDITMSVIDSLLIRTQDSEGKIHISWGSQRITE